In one Carassius carassius chromosome 48, fCarCar2.1, whole genome shotgun sequence genomic region, the following are encoded:
- the LOC132131444 gene encoding CREB-binding protein-like isoform X3, whose protein sequence is MAEKVLESGPPSAKRAKLTAPAPDASELGSLSWDDLENDLPDELIPNGDLGLMSMSSNGGAAGTGGYGPMVPDTAAKHKQLSELLRPGSSAGIGPQLGGLRKIPLGQGSPSHPSQTQKPGGTSGAQGNNASSAGLGLGTGFTQAMLNSGMMGPNAAGQQGQVINGTLGSVGRGRGAPGMQYQGAVMQVAPSVGAGGAGGAAVPGGAGSVLAETLTQGAQQMGINTQQAGNINKMGTAGGSSPFGQYQGGGQQMGTAGVNAQNKGALPKSLPQFPTDLKGATVTSVPNIPQQQQVSVGMVAGQGVSAGPTADPGKRKLIQQQLVLLLHAHKCQRREQANGEVRACALPHCRTMKNVLNHMTHCQAGKSCQVAHCASSRQIISHWKNCTRHDCPVCLPLKNASDKRNQQPMLSPPNTGLQSSIGTVGTGQQTAPALPSSTPIDPSSMQRAYAALGLPYSSQTPAQTQSPAQTPPQMRSISTLGQMNSISVPTSDQAKLLPDGTVPSTLNPNNQLMLDGPTVGSMGNLPTAAPLSATGVRKAWHEHVTQDLRNHLVHKLVQAIFPTPDPAALKDRRMENLVAYARKVEGDMYESANSRDEYYHFLAEKIYKIQKELEEKRRSRLQKQIINQTPMTAAGQQPPALNQPNVMGPRPQNGSVPLPNVPNQIINRMQVSQGLNPFGAMPNVPMSQAPMGTRAASPINHQQINMNQVPTMNMSPTRIHPTQSMLGAQGGNMVAQTANQTQFMAQPQFPANTNGMNVNIGQPNTQAAVSQQQPNANLSLNALGPLGPPLSCPTPPQAPLRTTPPPNATTSTTNLPGALQPSQASTPTPAPVQGTPPHELPLPAQQHPGTPSGENRVPTPASAASAELHSQHAVSDVPPSNTKTEEQEYDMCIKTEPKMETEDDKGSLLIKKEELEGSEAKQEPMETEDKKTDLKTETKEEDESKTNGTASSSPSQSRRKIFKPEELRQALMPTLESLYRQDPESLPFRQPVDPMLLGIPDYFDIVKNPIDLSTIKRKLDTGQYQEPWQYVDDVWLMFNNAWLYNRKTSRVYKYCSKLAEVFELEIDPIMQSLGYCCGRKYEFSPQTLCCYGKQLCTIPRDGTYYSYQNRYHFCEKCFNEIQGDNVTLGDDPAQPQTMISKDQFERKKNDTLDPEPFVECKDCGRKMHQICVLHYEVIWPLGFICDNCLKKSGKTRKENKFSAKRLQTTRLGTYIEDRVNKYLKRQNHPEAGEVFVRVVASSDKTVEVKPGMKARFVDTGEMPESFPYRTKALFAFEEIDGVDLCFFGMHVQEYGSECPFPNTRRVYVSYLDSIHFFRPRMLRTAVYHEILIGYLEYVKKLGYVTAHIWACPPSEGDDYIFHCHPADQKIPKPKRLQEWYRKMLDKAFAERILHDYKDIFKQATEDRLTSANELSYFEGDFWPNVLEESIKELQQEEEERKKEENTAACETPEVNERSLVSFFKFSDTLHKGTPGDSKNAKKKNNKKTNKNKSSVSRANKKKPGMPNVANDLSQKLYATMEKHKEVFFVIHLHSGPIVNSLLPIVDPDPLLNCDLMDGRDAFLTLARDKHWEFSSLRRCKWSTMCMLVELHNQGQDRFVYTCNECKHHVETRWHCTVCEDFDLCISCYNTKGHEHQMVKWGLGLDDDNNSQSGEASKSPQESRRLSIQRCIQSLVHACQCRNANCSLPSCQKMKRVVQHTKGCKRKTNGGCPVCKQLIALCCYHAKHCQENKCPVPFCLNIKHKLRQQQLQHRVQQAQMMRRRMATMQGRAMPQSLPSPPASTAPSTPTSHQQPNTPQTPQPLSNQPTTPNAGVMSPAYPNAPRNGQPPPQASQGKPGPQASPLHQQQSPLPQPPQQQQQPPQQPPQQQPPPMAVKMARHIEMVAQAQHQQNYRMTMNGLTMNHQQPRMPGPMQQPIQHVGPRGQQVMPPMPQGQWTGGPQQGMQAAQQQVAPQQTAPGAPQTMPMQRPTMPQQAAQPRMMVPTQGPRPQTPQRPGAIAPNALQDLLLTLKSPSSPQQQQQVLNILKSNPQLMAAFIKQRTAKYHANQPQQQQVQQGMHAAQPAMQNLAAMQAVPRPGMAPQQQPQQPAPQGMAALGSQIQLMNPAHANNPQLQELYRRQLLRQQQQQQQQQQEVMPQAHGQFPQTQGTATNYTQLRMQQQQQLAMQGTGGPMGQLPPMAQMGMDGTSNLLHQRMLQQQQLPQQQVVLKPPMGSPAQPSPMSPQTHLLSGQPQGAHLPGQTMANALSNQVCSPAPVQSPRPPSQQPPPHSSPSPQVQPQPSPQHAPPHTGSPHPGLTTPIPGSLEHAHLGTPEQSAMLPQLNTPNRGGLPSDLGMVGDTTGDTLEKFVEGL, encoded by the exons ATGGGCACGGCTGGTGGCAGCAGTCCGTTCGGTCAGTACCAGGGTGGAGGGCAACAGATGGGCACGGCTGGTGTGAACGCTCAGAATAAAGGCGCCCTTCCTAAAAGCCTGCCCCAGTTTCCAACTGACCTAAAGGGAGCGACGGTCACCAGTGTGCCAAACATT CCCCAGCAGCAGCAGGTGTCGGTGGGGATGGTGGCAGGTCAGGGTGTGTCCGCGGGCCCCACGGCCGACCCGGGGAAGCGAAAGCTGATCCAGCAGCAGCTGGTTCTGCTGCTCCATGCCCACAAGTGCCAGCGGCGCGAGCAGGCCAACGGCGAGGtgcgggcctgtgcgctgccccACTGCAGGACCATGAAGAACGTCCTTAACCACATGACGCACTGCCAGGCTGGCAAATCCTGCCAAG TGGCTCACTGTGCTTCATCGAGGCAGATCATCTCGCACTGGAAGAACTGCACGAGGCACGACTGTCCCGTCTGCCTCCCGCTGAAGAACGCTAGTGACAAACGCAACCAGCAAC CAATGCTGAGTCCCCCCAACACTGGTCTGCAGAGCTCTATCGGGACGGTCGGCACGGGGCAGCAGACGGCTCCTGCTCTGCCCAGCTCTACACCCATCGACCCCAGCTCCATGCAGCGGGCGTACGCTGCCCTCGGCCTCCCTTACAGCAGCCAGACCCCTGCACAGACGCAGAGCCCCGCGCAGACGCCGCCACAAATGAGATCCATCAGCACACTCG GTCAGATGAACTCAATCAGCGTACCGACATCAGATCAGGCTAAGCTGCTCCCTGATGGCACTGTGCCATCAACACTTAACCCTAACAA CCAGCTGATGCTGGACGGCCCTACGGTAGGCAGCATGGGTAACCTGCCCACAGCAGCCCCTCTGTCAGCCACCGGTGTGAGGAAAGCCTGGCACGAGCACGTCACACAGGACCTCCGCAACCACCTTGTGCACAAACT GGTTCAGGCCATCTTCCCTACGCCAGACCCCGCCGCCCTGAAGGACCGTCGCATGGAGAACCTGGTGGCGTATGCACGGAAAGTGGAAGGGGATATGTACGAGTCGGCCAATAGTAGA GATGAGTACTATCACTTTCTGGCGGAGAAGATCTATAAGATCCAGAAGGAGCTGGAGGAGAAGAGAAGATCCCGATTACAAAAGCAGATTATCAACCAGACGCCCATGACTGCTGCGGGACAACAGCCACCGGCCCTCAACCAGCCTAATGTCATGGGACCTCGGCCACAGA ATGGATCCGTGCCTTTGCCCAATGTGCCAAATCAGATCATCAATCGCATGCAGGTGTCTCAAG GGTTGAATCCATTCGGCGCAATGCCCAATGTGCCGATGTCTCAGGCTCCCATGGGAACACGTGCCGCTTCTCCGATAAACCATCAACAGATCAATATGAACCAAGTCCCGACG ATGAATATGTCTCCCACACGAATACACCCCACACAAAGCATGCTGGGAGCTCAAGGCGGGAACATGGTGGCACAGACGGCCAACCAGACACAGTTCATGGCTCAACCTCAGTTTCCCGCCAACACCAACGGCATGAATGTCAACATAGGCCAGCCCAACACGCAGGCGGCCGTTTCACAG CAGCAGCCGAACGCTAACCTCTCCCTGAATGCACTTGGCCCCTTGGGCCCTCCACTAAGCTGCCCCACGCCCCCTCAGGCTCCACTCCGCACCACGCCGCCCCCCAACGCCACCACCAGCACCACTAACCTGCCAGGAGCACTGCAGCCCAGTCAGGCCTCCACACCCACCCCCGCCCCTGTTCAGGGCACCCCGCCTCACGAGCTGCCCCTCCCTGCCCAGCAGCACCCTGGGACACCG AGCGGTGAAAACCGTGTGCCCACTCCAGCATCGGCAGCCAGTGCCGAGCTGCACTCCCAGCATGCCGTGTCTGATGTACCGCCCAGCAACACTAAAACAGAAGAGCAAGAATACGACATGTGCATCAAAACAGAGCCCAAGATGGAG ACGGAGGACGACAAAGGCTCTCTATTGATCAAAAAGGAGGAGCTGGAGGGGTCGGAGGCTAAGCAGGAGCCAATGGAGACCGAGGACAAAAAGACAGACTTGAAGACAGAGACCAAAGAAGAAGATGAAAGCAAGACGAACGGCACAGCGTCCTCTTCACCCTCTCAGTCTCGCAGGAAAA TCTTTAAGCCAGAAGAGTTGCGGCAGGCATTGATGCCCACTCTGGAGTCTCTGTACAGGCAAGATCCAGAGTCTCTGCCCTTCCGGCAGCCGGTGGACCCCATGCTTCTTGGCATCCCT GACTACTTTGATATCGTGAAGAACCCCATAGACCTGTCCACGATCAAGCGTAAGCTGGACACGGGTCAGTATCAGGAGCCGTGGCAGTATGTAGATGACGTGTGGCTGATGTTCAACAACGCCTGGTTGTACAACAGGAAGACGTCGCGTGTGTACAAGTACTGCTCCAAACTGGCCGAGGTGTTCGAGCTGGAGATCGACCCCATCATGCAGAGCCTCGGCTACTGCTGCGGGAGGAAG TACGAGTTTTCTCCTCAGACACTGTGCTGTTACGGCAAGCAGCTATGTACAATACCCCGAGACGGCACTTATTACAGCTATCAGAACAG GTATCATTTCTGCGAGAAGTGCTTCAATGAGATTCAGGGAGACAATGTGACGCTAGGAGATGATCCTGCTCAGCCCCAGAC CATGATCTCTAAAGACCAGTTCGAAAGGAAGAAGAATGACACGTTAGATCCTGAGCC GTTTGTTGAATGTAAAGATTGCGGGCGGAAGATGCATCAGATATGTGTTCTGCATTATGAGGTCATTTGGCCTTTAGG TTTTATCTGTGATAACTGTTTGAAAAAGAGCGGGAAGACGAGAAAAGAGAACAAGTTTTCGGCTAAAA GGTTGCAGACGACACGGTTAGGCACGTACATAGAGGATCGGGTGAACAAGTACTTGAAGAGGCAGAACCATCCAGAAGCTGGAGAGGTGTTCGTGCGAGTTGTAGCCAGTTCAGACAAAACGGTGGAGGTCAAACCTGGCATGAAGGCCAG GTTTGTGGACACAGGAGAGATGCCTGAGAGCTTCCCCTACAGAACCAAAGCACTTTTCGCCTTTGAGGAAATTGATGGAGTGGACTTGTGTTTCTTTGGCATGCACGTGCAAGAGTATGGCTCTGAATGCCCTTTCCCTAACACCAG ACGGGTATATGTATCGTACCTTGATAGTATTCACTTCTTCAGACCTCGCATGCTGAGAACAGCAGTCTATCATGAAATCCTCATCGGCTATTTGGAATACGTCAAGAAGCTTGG ATACGTTACAGCACACATCTGGGCATGTCCACCTAGTGAAGGTGATGACTATATCTTCCACTGTCACCCTGCTGACCAGAAAATCCCAAAACCCAAGCGCCTGCAGGAGTGGTACCGCAAAATGCTGGACAAGGCCTTTGCTGAGCGGATACTGCATGACTACAAG GACATCTTTAAGCAAGCCACTGAGGACCGTTTGACGAGTGCAAACGAACTCTCATATTTTGAGGGTGATTTTTGGCCCAATGTGTTGGAGGAGAGTATCAAGGAGTTGcagcaagaggaagaggagaggaaaaaagaagaaaacacagcAGCTTGTGAAACTCCAGAGGTGAATGAGAGAAGCcttgtgtctttttttaaattttcggATACTCTTCATAAG GGCACGCCAGGGGACAGTAAGAACGCAAAGAAGAAGAACAACaagaaaacaaataagaataaaagcagTGTGAGCCGAGCTAATAAAAAGAAACCTGGGATGCCGAATGTAGCCAATGATCTTTCTCAGAAACTCTACGCCACAATGGAGAAACACAAAGAG GTGTTTTTTGTAATCCATCTGCACTCTGGGCCTATAGTCAATTCATTACTACCTATCGTTGACCCTGATCCCCTTCTGAACTGCGACCTAATGGACGGAAGGGACGCCTTCTTGACGTTAGCGCGGGATAAGCACTGGGAGTTCAGCTCTTTGCGGCGCTGCAAGTGGAGCACTATGTGCATGCTAGTGGAATTGCACAACCAGGGCCAGGACCGCTTTGTCTACACTTGCAACGAATGTAAACATCATGTCGAAACACGCTGGCACTGTACTGTCTGCGAG GACTTTGACCTGTGCATTAGTTGCTACAACACTAAGGGCCATGAGCACCAGATGGTTAAGTGGGGTCTTGGTCTGGACGATGACAACAACAGCCAAAGTGGCGAGGCCTCCAAGAGTCCTCAGGAGAGTCGGCGTCTAAGCATCCAGCGTTGCATCCAGTCTCTGGTGCATGCCTGCCAGTGCCGGAATGCCAACTGCTCTCTGCCATCTTGCCAGAAGATGAAGCGTGTGGTGCAGCATACCAAGGGCTGCAAACGCAAGACAAACGGTGGCTGTCCGGTGTGCAAGCAGCTCATAGCTCTCTGCTGCTATCATGCCAAGCACTGTCAAGAGAACAAGTGCCCCGTGCCCTTCTGCCTCAATATCAAGCACAAACTGCGTCAGCAGCAGCTGCAGCACAGGGTCCAGCAGGCGCAGATGATGCGGAGACGCATGGCTACAATGCAGGGCCGAGCCATGCCTCAGAGCCTACCATCACCGCCTGCATCAACAGCCCCCAGCACACCCACCTCGCATCAGCAACCCAACACCCCTCAAACACCACAACCGCTGTCCAACCAACCAACAACTCCCAATGCGGGCGTCATGTCCCCAGCCTATCCCAATGCTCCCCGCAATGGACAACCTCCTCCTCAAGCTTCACAGGGCAAACCCGGCCCACAAGCTTCCCCACTTCACCAGCAGCAGTCTCCTCTCCCGCAACcacctcagcagcagcagcagccgccaCAACAACCGCCTCAGCAACAGCCTCCACCTATGGCGGTCAAAATGGCACGGCACATAGAAATGGTCGCGCAAGCTCAACACCAACAGAACTATCGCATGACCATGAATGGCCTGACCATGAACCACCAGCAGCCACGCATGCCAGGCCCAATGCAGCAACCCATACAGCATGTTGGGCCACGCGGACAACAGGTCATGCCACCAATGCCACAAGGACAGTGGACTGGAGGCCCTCAGCAAGGCATGCAAGCGGCTCAGCAGCAGGTTGCTCCACAACAGACCGCACCGGGCGCTCCGCAGACCATGCCTATGCAGAGACCGACAATGCCCCAGCAGGCTGCACAGCCACGTATGATGGTGCCCACACAGGGCCCACGACCGCAAACACCCCAAAGACCCGGAGCCATTGCCCCCAATGCCTTGCAAGACCTgctactcaccctcaagtcgccGAGCTCGCCCCAACAACAGCAGCAGGTGTTGAACATCCTCAAATCGAACCCGCAACTCATGGCCGCCTTCATCAAACAGAGGACCGCAAAATACCACGCCAACCAGCCGCAGCAGCAGCAAGTGCAACAGGGCATGCATGCAGCGCAGCCAGCAATGCAGAACCTGGCAGCCATGCAGGCAGTGCCACGACCTGGCATGGCGCCGCAGCAGCAACCGCAACAGCCCGCACCACAAGGCATGGCAGCTCTTGGATCCCAGATTCAGCTCATGAACCCTGCACACGCCAACAACCCACAGCTCCAGGAGCTGTACCGCCGTCAGCTTTtgcggcagcagcagcagcaacaacagcagcagcaggaagTGATGCCGCAGGCACATGGCCAGTTCCCGCAGACACAAGGCACTGCTACCAACTATACGCAACTCCGgatgcagcagcagcaacagttgGCCATGCAGGGAACAGGTGGACCCATGGGCCAGCTGCCCCCTATGGCCCAGATGGGAATGGACGGCACATCCAACCTCCTCCACCAACGCATGctccagcagcagcagcttcCACAACAACAAGTCGTCCTCAAGCCTCCAATGGGCTCACCAGCGCAACCGAGTCCAATGAGCCCACAAACTCACCTGCTTTCCGGCCAGCCGCAAGGCGCACACCTTCCCGGCCAAACCATGGCTAATGCACTCAGTAATCAGGTGTGCTCACCAGCCCCTGTACAGTCGCCCAGACCTCCGTCGCAGCAACCTCCTCCACATTCCAGTCCTTCCCCGCAGGTTCAGCCGCAGCCATCGCCACAGCACGCGCCGCCCCACACAGGATCACCACACCCTGGTCTGACGACACCCATTCCTGGCTCCTTGGAGCATGCGCACCTGGGCACACCTGAGCAGAGTGCCATGCTTCCGCAACTCAATACACCCAACCGCGGAGGGCTGCCCAGTGACTTAGGAATGGTGGGAGACACAACCGGAGACACGCTGGAGAAATTTGTGGAGGGATTGTAG